TCATTATTCTGTGGATAAGCCTGCCCTACCCATTTACCTAGTAGTACATTTTTCTTATGGAGATGTAACCTTTCCTCTCCAGGGGCGGAGCTATTGGACTGTGGGCCGGAGTCAGGACAATGATTTGGTCATCCGAGACAATTGTATTTCCCGCAACCATGCCATTCTACAGGCGACGGAAGAGGATACCTTTTTGCTAATTGATTTGGGTAGTCGCAATGGCACCTTTGTTAATGGTCGACGGGTGAGTGTGCCGATCGCCATTCAAGACCAAGACAAAATTACCTTTGGCAAAACGGAAGCGCAATTCTACTCCGATCAAAACGGCACCCCGTCGGGGCTACTGCGAAATCCGGCGGAATGGGATACCCAGACCAATGTGCTCCATGAACGGCGGTTAATTACGGTGTTGGTGGCGGATATGCGTAACTTCACCGGCATGGCCCAACAGGTGGAAGAGGAGTTGCTATCTATGCTGATTGGCAATTGGTTTCGCCAGGCTGGGCATATTCTGCGGGAAGCGGGCAGTTGGGTGGATAAGTACATCGGTGATGCGGTGATGGCCATCTGGTTCCACGGTTACAACGAAGCTACTCCCGCGGAAATTATTCAAATTCTCCATGCTGTCAACCGACTCCAAGCTATGACTGCCAAGTTGAATCAGAAATATGAGCTACCCTTTCCCCTCCGCATTGGTACAGGGATAAACACTGGTTACGCCATGGTGGGCAATACCGGCAGTGGGGACCATCCTGACTACACGGCGATCGGGGACACGGTCAATGCGGCTTTTCGGCTGGAATCGGCCACTAAACAGGCCCATTTCGACTTAGCCATGAGCGAAAAAACCTTCAGTTACTTACAGGACTTGCCCCAATGGTCCGCAACTGTTCAGCAGCACACCATTGAGTTGAAAGGCTACACTAACCCGATCACCATTTACGGACTGCCCTTTGCTACCTTGGGAACCCTGTTGGATCACACCTCCTTGGAAGATACTACCCCCGCCTCGGAAGGGCCCTAATCGTCCATAATGGAAACCGTTGTAACATTTCTTAACACCTATGCCATTACCCACTTCCCTGACCACCCTGGATGGAACGCCCCTGGCCCCGGAGGTCATTGCCGATAAAGTTGTCCTTTTTGTTAACGTTGCCAGTAAGTGCGGCTTAACCCCCCAATACAGCGGCCTAGTGGCTTTGGACAAGGCCTATGGAGAAAAGGGCTTAGTAATTATCGGTGTGCCCTGCAACCAATTTGGGGCCCAGGAACCAGGCTCCCCAGAGGAAATCAAAGATTTCACCAAAACCAAGTACGACGTTGATTTCACCTTGTTGGAAAAGCAGGACGTCAATGGTCCCAACCGCAGTCCCCTCTACCAATTCCTTGTGGGGGATGGGGAAGATATTAGCTGGAACTTTGGCAAATTTTTAATTGGTCGGGATGGACAGGTGGTGGCTCGCTTTGACCCCCAAACTAAACCCGATGACACTAATCTCAAAGCGGCGATCGAAAAAGCCTTGGGCTAAGTTATTGAGCGTAAATAGCACAAACATTGTCTGCTATTGAGCTTGTTGCAATCTTCACCCCGGCCCTGGGCACGGGGTATTTTATTGGTAAAAATCCGATCCTCATAGGCGATCGCCGGGGGGGATTTGTTTATTTGTTGTCAAAGCTTGAAATTTCCAATGCCCCGCTTGCCAAATTAATCCCCATAATTGAGCTGGAGGCGGAGTTAATGGCCGCCCATCCCAGCCCATGGCATTGGAAAACAATTATGCGTGATGTTTTTATTGTTGCCGCTAAACGAACTCCCCTGGGACGTTTTGGTGGCTCCCTGACCAATTTTTCGGCGGCGGATTTGGGAGCCCATGTGATGAAAAGCGTCCTAGCCCAGGCCGGGGTGGGGGGAGACCAGCTTGACCTGTACATTATGGGCAACGTGTTAAGGGCTGGCCATGGGCAATTGATTCCCCGGCAAGCGGCCTTGAAGGCGGAGATTCCCGATACGGTGGACGGTTATGCAGTGGATATGGTCTGCTCTTCCGCCATGATGAGTGTGATTAATGCAGCTTTAACCATCCGGGCTGGGGAGGGGGATTTAATTTTAGCTGGAGGGACGGAATCCATGTCCCAAACTGGTTTTTACCTTTCCCACCGGGCCCGCTGGGGCTACAAGTTCCTCATGGGAGCACCGGAAAATTTAACCGATCTCCTGCTCCATGATGGTTTGACGGACAGCACCAATGGGGAGGGCATGGGGGAACAGACGGAAAAATTGGCCGCAGAGCATGGTTTCAGCCGGATAGAATTGGACGAAGTGGCCTGCTTATCGCAACAAAGGGCGGCCCACGCCACGGAATCTGGTTATTTTGACTCAGAAATTGCCCCGATTGAAATCACCAGTCGGAAAGGAACCCAGGTGTTAGCCAGTGATGAAGGTATTCGCAGTGACACCACCGTGGAAAGTCTAGGCAAATTGCGCTCGGCCTTTGCCAAGGACGGAGTGTTAACAGCGGGCAACTGTAGTCAGATTACCGATGGGGCGGCAGCTTTGCTCCTGGCCAGTGGGGAAGCGGTGGAAAAATATCAACTCAAACCCTTGGCAAAAATTTTGGGAGGCAGTTGGGCGGCGGGTACTCCCAGTCGTTTTCCTGAGTTGCCTATTACCGCTAGCCAGAAACTGTTAGCAAAGCTAGATAAAACCCTGGCAGATTTTGACTTGTTTGAAAATAATGAAGCCTTCTCCGTCAGCAATCTTTTATTTGAGCGGCGGTTGGGGGTGGATCGGGACAAGTTGAATGTGAACGGTGGGGCGATCGCCCTGGGGCATCCCATTGGAGCGTCGGGGGCCAGGATCATGGTTACCCTACTCTATGCCTTGCAACAACGGGATAAAACTCTGGGGTTAGCAGCCCTTTGCCATGGCACGGGGGGCGGTACGGCGATCGCCTTAGAGCGGGTGTGAACAGTGGCAAGATCTCCACAATTAGTCCCTTTAGTTCACAAATTTCTCAACATTTCGATTTCAACATTTTCAACATTTAACCTATTTACCCAGGAGTCACCATGTTAAGTCTTGGTTTGGAAGATAAAGTAATCGTGGTCACCGGCGGCAATCGGGGCATCGGCGCGGCGATCGTGAAATTACTCCAGGAAATGGGGGCCAAAGTAGCTTTTACCGATTTAGCTACGGACGGGGGTAATACTGAAGCCCTGGGGGTGGTGGCCAACGTCACCGATTTGGAATCCATGACGGCGGCGGCAGCGGAAATCACCGATAAGCTGGGCCCCGTTTACGGTGTGGTGGCCAATGCCGGTATCACCAAAGACAACTTTTTCCCAAAATTAACCCCCGCCGATTGGGATGCAGTGTTGAACGTTAACTTGAAAGGGGTAGCCTACAGCATTAAGCCTTTCATCGAAGGCATGTATGAACGGAAAGCCGGCTCCATTGTGGCCATTAGTTCCATCTCCGGGGAGCGGGGTAACGTCGGTCAAACTAACTATTCCGCCACTAAAGCTGGGGTAATTGGCATGATGAAATCCCTGGCTCGGGAAGGGGCCCGGTATGGAGTGCGGGCCAATGCAGTAGCCCCTGGTTTCATTGACACCGAAATGACTTTGGCGATCCGGGAAGATATTCGGGAAAAAATTACCAAGGAAATCCCCTTCCGCCGTTTTGGTAAACCGGAGGAAATTGCCTGGGCGGTGGCCTTTTTACTTTCCCCCGTAGCCAGTAGCTATGTCACCGGCGAAGTATTACGGGTAAATGGGGCCCACCACACCTAACTTTTGCGGTACTGTGCAAGAATCCTAATTTTCTCCTCCCTAATTCTGGGGAGATTTTTTTTAGCCGTCTAAATCCCCCGCCATCACCGTGGCGATCGCCGTTTTGGCATTGTCCTGAAATTCCCGCACATTGACTTTGTTGAGCAGGAAAATGGAGAGAATTAACCCCAGGGCCTGGAGGGCAAACACCAAACCGTAGGCCAATACCGCATTGGCAAATAAAGCTTTGCCGATGTTCAACACCGTTCCCCCAGCCACCGTGGCTAAGCCTCTGGAAATGGATTGGGCCAAACCCCAAGCTCCAATAAAAGTGCCAGCGGTTTCCACAGCGGTGAGGTCCAACATTAAACTGGTGGCTCCAGCGGTGATCATGCCCGATGCTAAGCCGAAGAAAAGTAAACCGGATTTTAACAGGGTCACATTTTGCTGAAATCCCGCCAGAATTAACAGGGAAAAACACAGGGCGGCCAGGGCACAGCCCAGGGAAGTGGTGCGTTGTTTGCCTAAACGGGGGACGACAAAAAAGCCAGTGGAGCCAATGCCCAGCAGGGTTCCCATGCCAAAAAAGGCGTTTAACTGGGTGGTTTCGGAAATGCAAAGATTAAAGACTTCCCCACCGTAGGGTTCCAGTACTGCATCCTGCATAAATAGGCTCAGGGTTAGTAGCAACAAAAAGCCGAAGAAGATGGCCGTTTGTCGGCTGGCGGTCAACACCTTCAGCGCTTGCCCCAAAGTAATTTCATCCTCTCGCCCCCCGGAACGATCGCCAAAGCGGGAATATTTCTTTTCCACCCCCACCGTGGCGAGCCAGGCCAGGAATACCACGATCGCCGGCATGATGATGAAGACGGGATTAATTCCCCGTTGCAGTTGGGCAATATCGACGGTTTTTTTCACTAGCAGGGCATCGGCATTCAACAGGGCCGGGCCACAAATTTCAGGGGTGTTTAACAGCCGGGAACTGACAATGGCCCCCACCACGATACCCACCATCAACATGGACCAGACAATGCCCACCAGTTTGGAGCGATTATCTTCATCGGATACGTCCACCAACAGGGCGGCAAAGGGAGTGGAGCTTAAACTCAGAGTGACCCCGTAGGCGGCGAAAACTGCCCCCAGCACAATGCTCCAAAAAATGGTTAGGGCTCCCCAGCCGTTATTTTGCAAACTTAGCCCCAATTGCCACACCACCTGGAGGGCGATAAAGGACAATATGGTAAAACCCAGGGCTCCCAGCCACACATAGCCAGTGCGATGGTAACCCCACAGCCGCTGACTGTCGGACAGTTGACCGCACCACACCTTAAAGGGACTAACAAATTGATACATGGCGATCGCCGTAGCGGCCACCCAGGGTAACACTGCTAGCTCGTCAATCAGCACCCGGTTGAGTACCCCCAGGGTAAGTAGGGACATAATGCCCAGCCCCATCTGGAATAACCCCAGACGGAACATAGTCACCAGGGGCAATTTGGGCAACGGGGATCCGGCCATCGATTCGCTAACGGTCATTACTACCTTGTCACAGAAAACATCCCGTATTCTAACCAACTAAGGCCTAGCAAGACTTTTCTAGAGGCGATCAAGCATAGTTTTCAGTTCTCCCTGCACCCTTTCGTAGCTGGCCGCTAAGGTCGGGAAATGCCCTGGGTCCATGGCCCGGGAGTCCCGTTGGCGGGTCAGATTTTCCAAAGTTTTAGCCTGTTGTGCCAGGAGTACCGCCCCTAAATTAGCACTGCTAGAACCCAATGTATGGGCGGCCGAACTCAAATTTCCCCAATCTTGATTGGCGATCGCCAGTTTGATCCGTTGCAATAGTTCCGGCGCCGTTTGGCAATAGATATCGATAATCTCCCGAAGAATTAACTGACCATTCTCTCGATCCAAGTCCCGTAGAGAACAGATTATGTCTTGGTCAATGGGGGGTAAAGTTGTGCCAGCCGGATCTTCTGGGCAGGGACTAGAAGGGGATGGTTTAGCCTCAAAAGCACTAACACAGGAAACAGTAGCCATCCGATCTTGGCTGGTGGACTGGAGCGCAGTGGCGGCCACTTGTAGGGCCTGTTGTAAGGCTTCTAGGCGAATGGGCTTACTGACATAATCATTCATGCCGCTGGCCAAACACCTTTCCCGATCGCCTTCCATGGAATAGGCTGTCACCGCAATGATCCAAGGCCTTTCACTCCGGCCCTGGGACCGTCGAATATGCTCCGTGGCGGTTAAACCGTCCATTTCTGGCATTTCCACATCCATCAACACCACGTCATAATCACCTTTTGCCAAAGCCGATAAAGCTTCTTGACCGTTATTGACCACATCCACTGGGTACCCCAACTTTTTCAGTAAAAGCTTAGCTACCTGCTGATTGATTAGGTTATCCTCCGCCAACAAAATAGTTAAATTAGAGGAGGAATAGGGAAACAAAGGCCCGCTAATTGCCTCCGTAGACACCAGGGTCGGGGGCTCAGTTTGCCCCAACACGTCCACCAAGGTATTTTCAAGCTCATCGGGGTTAATGGGACTCTTGATCCAGGCTTGCACCGGTGGTTTGTCGCCGCTGTAGCGCTCCCCTGGGGATAGATAAATATCCGTGGCTACTAACACTGGAATGTCCTGTTCCGTAGGGGCCCAGGTTGTAATTTTCCCTAAGTCAAAATCGGTGAACTGCTTTCCCCGGCCCTCTGGATAGGGGCAATGGAGGATGAGGGCACCATAGTTTTTTTGAGTTAATCTGCTTTTGAGATCTTCCCCTAGTTTAGCGGGGGAGGAAAAGGTAATTTGCTCCGCTTGGAGACGCCAACTGGCCAAAAGATTTCGCATTCTGGTGCCCCGGCCCTCATCGTAATCTGCCACTAACACTGATCGCCCAATGAAGAGGGAGTGGCGCAAATTATGGACAGAATAGGCACAACTGGGCAGCACCGTTAAATTGACTGTGAAATAGAAAGTCGAACCCTCGATCGTCGGTTGCCCTATCTGCCAAAGTTCAGGGGGATTTCCCACCACACAGCCATTACTTTCAGCCCAGATGGTGCCCCCCATCAAAGCAGTCAACCGCACACAAATGGCCAAGCCTAACCCAGTGCCGCCAAAGCGACGGGTAATGGAAGAATTGCCCTGGCTAAAGGCCTGGAACAAAGCCTGTTGTTGGTTAGGAGCAATGCCAATGCCCGTATCCTGCACCGCAAAACAGATTTGATATTCCCCCTTAGCTGCGTCGTGGTCCACCACTTCCACCGTCACCTTGACCTGTCCTGCCTCGGTGAATTTGACCGCATTGCTGAGGAGATTAACCAAAATTTGCCTGAGGCGAGTCACATCCCCCTGGAGGTTGGGGGGAATGGGGGTGAGAAAACGTCGGATCAGAGTGAGGGATTTTTGCCGGGCGCTCGGCACCACCACGTCCAAGGCTTCCTCCAGGCATTGCCCCAAATCAAAGGGATACACTTCCAGGTCTAATTTGCCGGCCTCAATCTTGGAAAAATCTAAAATATCGTTAATTAAGGTGAGCAGGGTTTCCCCGCTGTTGCGGATGGTTTGGGCGAAATATTTTTGTTGAGTGGTTAGGTCCGTGTCTAGTAATAATCCGGTCATGCCGATGATGGCATTCATGGGGGTGCGAATTTCGTGGCTCATGGTGGCCAAAAATTCACTTTTAGACCGATTAGCTGCCTCCGCCGCCGTGGTGGCCGCCACCAATTCCTGATTTTGTTCGGCCAATTGTTGCCGCATGCGCCGTTCCATTTCCAGGGACTGTCCCTGAATCATTTCCACCTGTTTACGTTGGCTGATGTCCCGGTAAAGCCAAAAATGACCCTGGGAGCTATCCCCCAACATGATCGGCACATAATCTCGCTCAAAAAAGCGCCCATCCTCTAGGGCAAGTTCCACTTTTAGCAGGGGTTCCGGGGACTCGATCGCCAAAAAGTTGTGGGTTACCCCCTGGCCATGGGATATCAAGCCATTAATGCGGGGGGCGATCGCCGTTAAATTTTTGCCCAGCAGAAGGTCGGCGGGAAAACCCAGATTAAACAGCCGGGCAAATTCGGGATTGACCACCACAATGGTGCCCTGGGCGTCGGTCATCAACACCCCTGCTTGCATATTTTGCACCAGGATACCCAGGCGGGTGGAAGTACAGGCCAGGGCTTCGGCGGTCCTGGCCTGTTCCAGGAGAGTGTGGTGTAGATTATCCCTGGTTTGTTTCAGTTCCAGGTGGGTTTTTACCCTAGCCAACAGTTCCGGCGGGCTAAAGGGTTTGGTGACATAGTCCACTGCCCCCTTGGCAAAGGCTTGCAGCAAATCTTGTTTTTCGTTGCTAGCAGTGAGAAAAATTACCGGAATATCCCTGGTTTGGGGATCTTGTTTAAGGCGATCGCACACCTCCAGCCCATCCATGCCGGGCATCATCAAATCCAGCAGAATGAGATCCGGTTGGGCCTGGGTCACCCGTTGCAAAGCTTCCGGCCCGGAGGTCACAAAAGTAGTGCTGTAACCTTCCCCTTCCAACAGTTCCGAAATCACATAAATATTCTCTTTTACGTCATCCACCACCAGAATGAGAAAACTCTCCGGCTCAAAAGTAGCAATGGGTGGGTGGGGCTGGGATGGGGACATTACAAATTGGCCCGTTGGTGTTTTGATGATGTTTTGACTGTGTTGATGAGGAGCCAACTGAGGAAAGGATGGAAGAGTTTGCAGTGGTGATAATTGGGGCGGGGCCGGCCGGGGGCCAATGTGCCCGACAGTTGGCCCAACAAGGTGTCCGAGTCCTGCTAGTGGAGCAACATTCAAATTTTAGCCAAAATAATTACTCCAGCGCGGCTAGTCCTTTGGAAACCATGGCATTGTTCGATCTGCCCCCGGGGGTGGTGGCCCGTTATTGGCGCAATTTGGCGATCGCCGCCACGGAAAAGGAACAAATATGGTACAGCGATCAACCCCGGGGTGTGGTGTTCGATTTTGCTAAATTGCGACAATTTTTAGCGGATACGGTCACGAAAGCAGGGGGGCAAGTGTGGTTGGGGCACCGCTTTTGGGGTTACCAGCAAGTTGGTGATGGTTTGGAGGTTACCCTGCGGCGATCTAGTAAAAATTCCCTAAGTAGTGACTCAGTGGAGAAAGTCGAAAAAGTTACAGTAAAAACTCAGGTACTCATTGATGCAACGGGGTCAAAACGGGCAGTGATTAATTGTGGGCAACCCAAAGCGACGGATAACAACCAATATTATCGGGGCATTGGTACGGAATATTTGATTACAGTAGATGAAACCACCCACCAACGTTTTGCGGATACCCTAGTTTTTTTCCTCGGTTACCGTTGGAGTCCCCAGGGTTATTCCTGGATTTTTCCCATGGATAATCACCAGTTAAAGGTAGGGACAGCAATTTTTGCCGGGCAACACCGTTATTTGGGCGAATTGAAGCCGCTCCGTTCCTACACTGAAGCTATTATCCGGGATTATTTAAAACTGGAAAAATCCCAATACCATCTGGAGGAAATTCACGGCTCTGTGCTGGACTATGCCGTTAACCAGGGGGATACATACCATCGGGGCTCCGTGCTGGCGATCGGTGATGCGGTATCAACGGTGAACTTTTTAGGGGGGGAAGGCATCCGCCATGGTATGCAGGGAGCCAATATTGCCGTTCCTTTTGTGGCGGATTATCTCCGGGGTCATGTACAAGCTTTTGAAAAATATGAACAGGCCATGAAAGCCCATTTTGCTGAACCCTGGCAACGGACAGAAAAATTAAGCCAACGGGTTTACCTCGAATTCGGCGATCGCCAGATTGATTTGGGGGTGACCTACTTGAGTTACCTCCGCTATGATGACGTGCTGGATCTCCTTTTCCATTACCGATTTGATAGGATCTATGGGGGCATTACTCCCCTGTTGCTCAAAAAAGTTGCCCAATTTAGCCAGCAGTGCCGCCAATGGCTCAGAAAACTCTCACCATGATTAGAGCCAATAAAACCAATTATCCCTAAACGATGAAGGTTAAAGTAATCCTCAAAATCTTAGAACGGGATGGTTGGTACGTAGCTCGAATACGGGGAAGTCATCGGCAATTGAAGCACCCCCACAAGGCAGGTTTGGTAACTGTACTGGGCAAACCCAGTGACGAATTAGCCCCTGGGACACTAGCCAGTATTCTCAAGCAATCTTCTCAAGCAATCAGGTATTACTTTATGAAGTATTTAGTCATCATTGAAACGACAACAACGGGATTTTCCGCCTATTCTCCCGATTTACCAGGATGTGTGGCAACAGGAAAAACGAAGCAAGAAGTTGAACAAAATATGTCGGAGGCGATCGCCTTTCACTTGGAGGGAATGCGTTTAGAAGGATTAACTATCCCAGAGCCAACTTCCTTTTCTGCCTACGTAACAGTTGCGGCTTAATTTTCCCCTCTTCACACCAAAATCATTCCCTGTTGTCAATGGCTCAAAAATCTTCGTCGTTTTTTCCCTATTTAATTGCCGGACTTTGCGCCCTGTTGGGGGCCTGTAGCGGCAACCAAGCATTGCAGGATCGTTTTGCCGCCAATCCTTCCCTGGGTAGTTCCCCCAGTCCCACCACCACTGTTTCCCCCACTCCGACCCCAGAAACTACGGAGCCGGATACCCCCACCACACCGGAACCTACCCCCACGGCCACCTTTTCCACTGGCACTTTTAGCGATCTAGACAAAGTAGGCGATCGCCAAAGGGAAGAAATTGAGGATTTAGCTCAACTAGACATTGTGCAAGCCAAAACAAGTCAGGAATTTGCGCCCCAAAGTAACATCAGTCGGGGAGAATTTGCCCGTTGGTTATTTCAGGCCAATAACGTCTTTTTTGCTAACCAGCCCAGTAAACAAATCCGCCCCGCTCCCAGTAACGCCACCCCTCTTTTCACCGACGTTCCCCCCACCCATCCCGACTTTGCTCAAATTCAAGGTTTAGCCGACGCCGGCTTAATCCCCTCTAGCCTCACCAACGACCCCACTGCTAGTCAGTTTCGCCCCGATGCGCCCCTAACCAGGGAAGATTTAGTCCGTTGGAAAGTGCCCCTAGATCAACGCCGAGCCCTGCCCAATGCGAGCCTGGAAAATATCAAAGAAACCTGGGGTTTTCAGGACGCGGCCAAAATCAATCCCAACATTTGGCCCGCCCTAGCCGCCGACTTCCAAAACGGCGATCAAGCCAACCTGAAAAGAGTGTTTGGTTACATCACTATCTTTCAACCCCAGCGTCCCGTAACTAGGGGAGAAGCGGCCTCTGCCCTCTGGTTTTTAGGAGTCCAAACCGACGGCTTAAGTGCGAAAGATGTAATCAATGCTCCCGCATCCCCATCCCCCGGAGTTGAGCCCACTGTTACTCCAGATACTGTTAATCCGGATACTCAAGGTAATTCACCTAATTAATTAAGAGCTAAAATCGCTCACACTGGTTAATTGAACTTAAATTTGACTAAATTTAACTAGCTTTGACCATGGCAGTAACCATGGGTTAAACCTATCCAACTAATAATTGTAATTTCGTCGGGGCATTCAACGCCGATTAAGTCGCCCCAATAGTTGTCAAACTGCCCACAAAAACTCTTGGCATGGACTTTTTTTCTTTGTCCGGTCAAGATAATATTAGTCTGCTGATCAGAGAACTGAACCCCTAAGAGTTGACAATGCCCCTATCCTCCCAACCGGCCATCTTAATTATTGGTGGTGCAGAAGATAAAGTTCACGGCCGTGAAATTTTGCAAACCTTTTGGTCGCGTTCCGGTGGCAACGACGCCATTATTGGCATCATTCCATCTGCATCTCGGGAGCCCCTACTGATTGGGGAGAGATATCAAACCATCTTTAGCGACATGGGGGTCAAGGAGTTAAAAGTCTTGGACATCCGTGACCGTGCCCAGGGGGATGACAGTGGCTACCGATTGTTTGTGGAACAGTGTACAGGTATTTTCATGACCGGGGGGGATCAATTGCGTCTCTGTGGCCTGTTGGCGGACACTCCCCTAATGGACCGCATTCGTCAGCGGGTACATAACGGGGAAATAAGCTTAGCGGGCACCAGTGCGGGGGCGGCAGTAATGGGGCATCACATGATCGCCGGGGGCAGTAGCGGTGAATGGCCCAATCGAGCGCTGGTGGATATGGCGGTGGGGCTGGGCATTGTGCCGGAAATTGTGGTGGATCAGCACTTTCACAATCGTAATCGCATGGCCCGGCTGTTGAGTGCCATCTCTACCCATCCTGAGCTGCTGGGTTTGGGTATTGATGAAGATACCTGCGCCATGTTTGAGCGGGACGGTTCCGTTAAGGTAATTGGCCAAGGCACAGTCTCCTTTGTCGATGCCAGGGACATGAGCTACACTAACGCCGCTTTGGTGGGGGCCAATGCCCCATTGAGTCTCCATAATTTGCGGCTCAATATCCTTGTCCATGGGGAGGTTTATCATCAGGTAAAACAGCGGGCCTTTCCCCGGGTAACCTAGCCATGACCCAAGGCAGGTAAGGTTCCCTGACCCTGGGGGCTGACTCGGATCAATTGTTCACAGCGAACAGTTTCAGTCAGAGGCCTAGCTTGAGAATGATAGTCGGCGTGTTGCGCTTCTTGCATTGGTTCTTGACTGACACAGATCATGAAAATTCTTAAAACCCTTACCCTCCGCGGCCCTAACTACTGGAGCATTCGACGCAAGAAGTTAATTGTAATGCGCCTCGACCTGGAGGATTTGGCGGAGCGACCCTCCAACAGTATTCCTGGTTTTTATGAAGGGTTGATCAGGGTGTTGCCTTCTCTTGTAGAACATTTTTGCTCCCCAGGACACCGGGGCGGCTTTTTGGCAAGGGTGCGGGAGGGAACCTATATGGGCCATATAGTCGAGCATGTGGCCCTGGAATTACAGGAGTTGGTGGGGATGACGGCGGGGTTTGGTCGCACCAGAGAAACCTCCACCCCAGGCATTTATAACGTTGTTTATGAATACGTAGATGAACAGGCAGGACGTTACGCTGGCCGAGCCGCGGTGCGCTTGTGTCGTTCCTTGGTGGATACGGGGGATTATTCCCTGACAGAATTGGAAAAGGATCTGGAAGATTTACGGGATTTGGGCGCTAACTCAGCCCTGGGGCCCAGCACAGAAACCATTGTCACTGAAGCCGATGCCCGTAAAATTCCCTGGATGCTGCTCAGTGCCAGGGCCATGGTGCAATTGGGTTATGGGGTTCACCAACAGAGAATTCAGGCCACCCTTAGTTCCCATTCCGGCATTCTGGGGGTTGAACTGGCCTGTGATAAGGAAGGTACAAAAACCATTCTCCAAGATGCGGGCATTCCCGTTCCCCGGGGCACCACTATCCAATATTTTGATGATTTGGAAGAAGCCATCAATGATGTCGGGGGTTATCCAGTGGTAATTAAACCCCTGGACGGTAACCATGGTCGGGGGATCACCATCAATGTGCGCCATTGGGAAGAGGCGATCGCCGCCTATGATCTGGCCGCTGAGGAGTCCAAAAGTCGTTCCATTATTGTGGAGCGTTACTACGAGGGCAGTGACCACCGGGTCTTGGTAGTCAATGGCAAGCTAGTGGCGGTGGCGGAAAGAATTCCAGCCCATGTAACCGGGGATGGCACTTCCACCATCACTGAATTAATTGATAAAACTAATCAGGATCCCAATCGCGGCGATGGCCATGCCAACATCCTCACTAAAATCGTGGTCAATAAAACGGCGATCGATGTGATGGAACGCCAGGGTTATAACCTAGACAGTGTTTTACCTAAGGATGAAGTGGTTTACCTGCGGGCCACCGCTAACCTCAGCACGGGAGGCATAGCCATTGACCGCACCGATGATATTCACCCGGAAAATATCTGGTTGATGGAAAGGGTAGCCAAGGTCATTGGCTTGGACATTGCCGGCATTGACGTGGTGACCTCCGACATCAGCAAGCCCCTACGGGAAACCAACGGAGTAAT
The genomic region above belongs to Synechocystis sp. PCC 6803 substr. PCC-P and contains:
- the cphA gene encoding cyanophycin synthetase — its product is MKILKTLTLRGPNYWSIRRKKLIVMRLDLEDLAERPSNSIPGFYEGLIRVLPSLVEHFCSPGHRGGFLARVREGTYMGHIVEHVALELQELVGMTAGFGRTRETSTPGIYNVVYEYVDEQAGRYAGRAAVRLCRSLVDTGDYSLTELEKDLEDLRDLGANSALGPSTETIVTEADARKIPWMLLSARAMVQLGYGVHQQRIQATLSSHSGILGVELACDKEGTKTILQDAGIPVPRGTTIQYFDDLEEAINDVGGYPVVIKPLDGNHGRGITINVRHWEEAIAAYDLAAEESKSRSIIVERYYEGSDHRVLVVNGKLVAVAERIPAHVTGDGTSTITELIDKTNQDPNRGDGHANILTKIVVNKTAIDVMERQGYNLDSVLPKDEVVYLRATANLSTGGIAIDRTDDIHPENIWLMERVAKVIGLDIAGIDVVTSDISKPLRETNGVIVEVNAAPGFRMHVAPSQGLPRNVAAPVLDMLFPSGTPSRIPILAVTGTNGKTTTTRLLAHIYRQTGKTVGYTSTDAIYINEYCVEKGDNTGPQSAAVILRDPTVEVAVLETARGGILRAGLAFDTCDVGVVLNVAADHLGLGDIDTIEQMAKVKSVIAEVVDPSGYAVLNADDPLVAAMADKVKAKVAYFSMNPDNPVIQNHIRRNGIAAVYESGYVSILEGSWTLRVEEATLIPMTMGGMAPFMIANALAACLAAFVNGLDVEVIRQGVRTFTTSAEQTPGRMNLFNLGRYHALVDYAHNPAGYRAVGDFVKNWHGQRFGVVGGPGDRRDSDLIELGQIAAQVFDRIIVKEDDDKRGRSGGETADLIVKGILQENPGAAYEVILDETVALNKALDQVEEKGLVVVFPESVSKAIELIKARKPIG
- a CDS encoding cyanophycinase; its protein translation is MPLSSQPAILIIGGAEDKVHGREILQTFWSRSGGNDAIIGIIPSASREPLLIGERYQTIFSDMGVKELKVLDIRDRAQGDDSGYRLFVEQCTGIFMTGGDQLRLCGLLADTPLMDRIRQRVHNGEISLAGTSAGAAVMGHHMIAGGSSGEWPNRALVDMAVGLGIVPEIVVDQHFHNRNRMARLLSAISTHPELLGLGIDEDTCAMFERDGSVKVIGQGTVSFVDARDMSYTNAALVGANAPLSLHNLRLNILVHGEVYHQVKQRAFPRVT